A portion of the Colius striatus isolate bColStr4 chromosome 1, bColStr4.1.hap1, whole genome shotgun sequence genome contains these proteins:
- the GPR22 gene encoding G-protein coupled receptor 22 → MYFSPLLEVNMKSESNITVRDAIDDIDTNMYRPLSYPLSFQVSLTGFLMLEIVLGLGSNLTVLVLYCMKSNLINSVSNIITMNLHVLDVIICVGCIPLTIVILLLSLESNTALICCFHEACVSFASVSTAINVFAITLDRYDISVKPANRILTMGRAVILMTSIWIISLFSFLIPFIEVNFFSLRSASTWENKTLLCVSTNEYHTELGMYYHLLVQIPIFFFTVVVMLITYTKILQALNIRIGTRFTTGQKKKARKKKTISLTTQHETTDMSHSSGGRNVVFGVRTSVSVIIALRRAVKRHRERRERQKRVFRMSLLIISTFLLCWTPISVLNTTILCLGPSDLLVKLRLCFLVMAYGTTIFHPLLYAFTRQKFQKVLKSKMKKRVVSIVEADPMPNNAVIHNSWIEPKRNKKITFEDNEVRQKCLVPQVVTD, encoded by the coding sequence ATGTATTTCTCCCCCCTTCTGGAAGTCAACATGAAGTCTGAATCTAACATTACAGTTCGAGATGCCATTGACGACATCGACACCAACATGTACCGGCCACTGTCATACCCATTAAGCTTTCAAGTTTCTCTCACTGGATTTTTGATGTTAGAAATTGTTTTGGGACTTGGCAGCAATCTCACCGTACTGGTACTTTACTGTATGAAATCCAACTTAATCAATTCTGTCAGTAACATAATTACAATGAACCTTCATGTACTTGATGTAATAATTTGTGTGGGATGTATTCCTCTAACTATAGTTATCCTTCTGCTTTCACTGGAGAGTAACACCGCTCTCATCTGCTGCTTCCACGAGGCTTGTGTATCTTTTGCAAGCGTTTCAACTGCAATCAACGTCTTTGCTATCACTCTGGACAGATACGACATCTCCGTAAAACCTGCCAATCGAATTCTGACCATGGGAAGGGCTGTGATATTAATGACATCAATATGGataatttcacttttttccttcctgattCCTTTCATTGAAGTCAACTTTTTCAGTCTTCGAAGTGCAAGTACTTGGGAGAATAAGACACTTTTGTGCGTGAGCACAAACGAGTACCACACTGAGCTAGGAATGTACTACCACCTCCTCGTTCAGATTCCAatctttttcttcacagttgTAGTAATGCTAATTACATACACCAAAATACTCCAGGCTCTAAACATTCGGATTGGTACAAGATTTACAACgggacaaaagaaaaaagctagaaagaaaaaaactatttctttgACCACTCAGCATGAGACCACAGACATGTCCCACAGCAGCGGAGGAAGAAACGTCGTCTTTGGCGTAAGGACTTCTGTGTCTGTCATAATTGCTCTACGCCGAGCTGTAAAACGGCATCGGGAGCGACGAGAACGGCAAAAGAGAGTCTTCAGAATGTCCCTCTTGATTATCTCAACATTCCTTCTCTGCTGGACACCCATCTCTGTTTTAAACACCACCATCTTATGTTTGGGCCCAAGTGACCTTTTGGTAAAGTTGCGATTATGTTTTCTAGTAATGGCATATGGAACAACTATATTTCACCCTCTACTTTATGCATTCACAAGGcaaaagtttcagaaagttCTGAAAAGTAAGATGAAAAAGCGAGTTGTTTCAATAGTGGAAGCAGATCCCATGCCAAATAACGCTGTAATACACAACTCATGGATAGAGCctaaaaggaacaaaaagattACCTTCGAAGACAATGAAGTAAGGCAGAAATGTTTAGTACCTCAGGTTGTCACTGACTAG